In Sphingomonas panacisoli, one genomic interval encodes:
- the lipA gene encoding lipoyl synthase → MNEISPVAREPRVRKPDWIRVKAPGGTAFAETKALMRRLNLATVCEEAACPNIGECWTKKHATVMILGDTCTRACAFCNVKTGMPRAVDPLEPEHVAVAAAELGLEHIVVTSVDRDDLPDGGASQFVKVIEALRRNTPNTTIEILTPDFRNKAQAAVESIVQARPDVYNHNLETVPRLYPTIRPGARYYASLRLLESVKTHDPSIFTKSGVMLGLGEERLEVHQVMDDMRSADVDFLTMGQYLQPTPRHTKVMDFVSPQAFDAYAAIARAKGFLLVASSPLTRSSYHAGDDFAKMKAARDAKIAQAR, encoded by the coding sequence ATGAACGAGATTTCGCCTGTCGCCCGCGAGCCGCGCGTCCGCAAGCCCGATTGGATTCGCGTCAAGGCGCCGGGCGGCACTGCGTTCGCCGAAACGAAGGCGCTGATGCGCCGCCTCAACCTGGCGACGGTGTGCGAGGAAGCGGCGTGCCCGAACATCGGCGAGTGCTGGACGAAGAAGCACGCGACGGTGATGATCCTGGGCGACACCTGCACGCGGGCCTGCGCGTTCTGTAATGTGAAGACGGGGATGCCGCGCGCCGTCGATCCGCTCGAGCCCGAACATGTCGCGGTCGCCGCCGCCGAGCTGGGGCTGGAGCATATCGTGGTGACCTCGGTCGACCGCGACGATCTGCCCGATGGCGGCGCGAGCCAGTTCGTCAAGGTGATCGAGGCGTTGCGCCGCAACACGCCGAACACGACGATCGAGATCCTGACGCCCGATTTTCGCAACAAGGCGCAGGCCGCGGTCGAATCGATCGTCCAGGCGCGGCCGGACGTCTACAATCACAACCTCGAAACCGTGCCGCGTTTGTACCCGACGATCCGCCCGGGCGCGCGCTATTACGCATCTTTGCGCCTGCTGGAGAGCGTGAAGACGCACGACCCGTCAATCTTCACCAAGTCGGGCGTTATGCTCGGCCTCGGCGAAGAACGCCTCGAAGTGCATCAGGTCATGGACGACATGCGCTCCGCCGACGTCGATTTCCTGACGATGGGGCAGTATCTTCAGCCGACGCCGCGCCATACGAAGGTGATGGACTTCGTCAGCCCGCAGGCGTTCGACGCCTATGCCGCGATCGCGCGGGCGAAGGGTTTCCTGCTGGTCGCGAGTTCGCCGCTCACGCGGTCGAGCTATCACGCGGGTGACGATTTCGCGAAGATGAAGGCAGCGCGGGACGCGAAGATTGCCCAGGCACGCTGA
- a CDS encoding carbonic anhydrase, producing the protein MTDFSDLIDGYRRFRTSEYRRHRSRWEELTEGQSPQVMVIACSDSRVDPAQIFDTVPGEIFTVRNIANLVPPFETGGGRHGVSAAVEFAVTQLEVPEIVVMGHGSCGGVKASLTGVFDGAAPGEGGFVAHWVDMLQDARAQIVAEHGTGPEATRALEMETVRVSIANLRTFPFVAQREAAGTLALRGAYFAIADGVLHIMDKSGEFAPA; encoded by the coding sequence ATGACCGATTTCAGCGACCTGATCGACGGCTATCGCCGCTTTCGTACCAGCGAGTATCGCCGCCACCGCAGCCGGTGGGAGGAATTGACCGAGGGCCAGAGCCCGCAAGTGATGGTCATCGCCTGCTCCGACAGCCGAGTCGATCCGGCTCAGATCTTCGACACCGTACCCGGTGAAATCTTTACCGTGCGCAACATCGCCAACCTGGTCCCGCCGTTCGAGACCGGCGGCGGGCGCCACGGCGTATCGGCCGCGGTCGAGTTCGCGGTGACGCAGCTCGAAGTGCCGGAGATCGTCGTCATGGGCCACGGCTCGTGCGGTGGCGTGAAGGCGTCGCTGACCGGGGTGTTCGACGGCGCGGCGCCGGGCGAAGGCGGATTCGTCGCGCATTGGGTCGACATGCTGCAGGACGCCCGCGCGCAGATCGTTGCGGAACACGGCACGGGTCCCGAGGCCACGCGCGCCCTGGAAATGGAAACGGTGCGCGTCTCGATCGCGAACCTCCGCACTTTCCCCTTCGTCGCCCAGCGCGAAGCGGCGGGTACGCTGGCGCTACGCGGGGCGTACTTCGCGATCGCTGACGGGGTGCTGCACATCATGGACAAATCAGGCGAGTTCGCACCGGCCTGA
- a CDS encoding FAD/NAD(P)-binding protein, producing MIRHVAIIGAGFSGTLQAINLLRHDGPRATLIERADEPGKGLAYGAAYPDHVLNVRASNMSALPDDPGHFVRWLAANGREDAGATFVQRVTYGTYLRDQLNEALAKSGDRLTVVKADVRDVQQTGVGAAVTLTDGRTIAADTAVLAVGNLPPHDPPGFGDSLSADRYKSDPWDRSVPLGLSDDDTVLLIGTGLTMVDIALLLESSGFKGRIVALSRRGLLPHRHDAPGPMHAKLAERPVAPPSELVAMVRGRGEEIGWRSAVDELRPYTQAMWANGTDAERQRFLRHLRPWWDVHRHRLAPQVADRLAAMQARGQLEVVAGKTIAAEEGPDGIAVTWRRRGSDSPETLVVQRIINCTGPQGDLTRTTEPLLATLQQRGVVRADPARLGLDVDGCARTIAANGEPNEWLYALGPMTRGAFWEIVAVPDIRQQTWNLARRLSNAQWVGGEGL from the coding sequence ATGATTCGTCATGTCGCGATCATCGGGGCGGGGTTTTCCGGCACGCTCCAGGCGATCAACCTGCTGCGCCACGACGGCCCGCGCGCAACCCTGATCGAGCGCGCCGACGAGCCCGGCAAGGGACTGGCCTATGGCGCCGCCTATCCCGACCACGTCCTCAACGTTCGCGCGTCGAACATGAGCGCGCTGCCCGACGATCCGGGCCACTTCGTCCGCTGGCTGGCGGCGAACGGGCGCGAGGATGCCGGCGCGACGTTCGTTCAGCGCGTGACGTACGGGACCTATCTGCGCGACCAGCTGAACGAGGCGCTCGCCAAGTCGGGCGACCGGCTGACGGTGGTGAAGGCTGACGTCCGCGATGTGCAGCAGACGGGCGTGGGGGCAGCGGTCACGCTGACCGACGGCCGGACGATCGCGGCCGATACCGCCGTGCTCGCGGTCGGCAACCTGCCGCCGCACGATCCGCCCGGTTTCGGCGATTCGCTGTCGGCCGATCGTTACAAGAGCGACCCATGGGACCGCAGCGTGCCGCTGGGCTTAAGCGACGACGACACCGTGCTGTTGATCGGCACGGGCCTCACGATGGTCGACATCGCGCTGTTGCTCGAGTCGAGCGGGTTCAAGGGGCGGATCGTCGCGCTGTCGCGGCGTGGGCTGCTGCCGCACCGCCACGACGCGCCTGGCCCGATGCACGCCAAGCTGGCCGAGCGTCCGGTCGCGCCACCGTCCGAACTCGTGGCGATGGTGCGCGGGCGGGGCGAGGAGATCGGCTGGCGCAGCGCGGTCGACGAATTGCGCCCCTATACCCAGGCAATGTGGGCCAACGGCACCGATGCCGAACGCCAGCGCTTCCTGCGTCATTTGCGGCCATGGTGGGACGTCCACCGCCACCGCCTCGCGCCGCAGGTCGCCGATCGCCTCGCGGCAATGCAGGCGCGCGGGCAACTGGAGGTTGTCGCCGGCAAGACGATTGCCGCCGAGGAGGGGCCGGATGGCATCGCCGTGACATGGCGCCGCCGCGGCAGCGACTCACCGGAGACGTTGGTCGTGCAACGCATCATCAACTGCACCGGGCCGCAGGGCGACCTGACGCGCACGACCGAGCCGCTGCTCGCGACGTTGCAGCAGCGCGGCGTCGTGCGCGCCGATCCCGCGCGGCTGGGGCTCGATGTCGACGGCTGCGCGCGGACGATCGCGGCCAATGGCGAGCCCAACGAATGGCTCTATGCACTCGGTCCGATGACGCGCGGTGCGTTCTGGGAAATCGTCGCGGTCCCCGACATCCGCCAACAGACGTGGAACCTCGCGCGGCGCTTGTCGAACGCGCAGTGGGTTGGGGGCGAGGGGCTTTAA
- a CDS encoding DUF6356 family protein → MIDRYFLSHPRSVGETYTEHAATAFGFGIRMMGGGIAAMIHGVFPSLCTRTASNTVKTLYGRMKSRQPNFAERPPAFTEPDWQLEYEI, encoded by the coding sequence ATGATCGACCGCTACTTCCTCAGCCACCCGCGCAGCGTGGGTGAGACCTATACCGAACACGCCGCGACCGCGTTCGGCTTCGGCATCCGCATGATGGGTGGCGGGATCGCCGCGATGATCCACGGCGTGTTTCCGTCGCTCTGCACGCGGACGGCTAGCAACACGGTCAAGACGCTCTACGGCCGGATGAAATCGCGCCAGCCCAATTTCGCCGAGCGACCGCCCGCCTTCACCGAACCCGATTGGCAGCTCGAATACGAGATCTGA